Sequence from the Ailuropoda melanoleuca isolate Jingjing chromosome 10, ASM200744v2, whole genome shotgun sequence genome:
ACCAAAAGATGTGGCAGAAATGACATGGTGTCACTTCTGGCCTGAAGGACACCTGGCAGCTTCCAGTGTGTGCGCTGGGGGAGGCCAGTCCCACATCATGGGAAACCAAGCCAGTCCAGGGGAGGCCACATGGAGGGAACCACAGGCGCAGCCACAGCCAAGCTCTGGGCCCTCTTGGAGCAGATCCCTCAGTTCCAGCTCTTCCCTGGGAGAGACATTTGCTGCAGCAGACAGGCTGGATCCAAAGAAAACTCTCTAGGCTGACCTCTAAACAGTTTCCCCCTCAACCTTCCCAGACTTTCTTGAAAAACACTCAGAAGAGGCTGAGAGTGAAGCCGCGGCCTGGGGACTGGGAGCTGATGTGAAGGAACATCCCAGACAAGCAGACACTTGTGCAAATGTGCACTGACCACCCTGGGGCAGCCCCCAACCACACCCTCTCAATAGCCAGAGGGTACTGCACCAGGCCACCAGGGGTCAGTTTCAGCCCTTGCGACACTGTGTCCTTGAGGCCCGCTGTGGGGAGGCCAGCCCAGGAAGGCACAGCTGTGTTCAGGCCAAGGCTCAACCAGAACCCCCATCCTCCCAGAGGCAAGCTGATACTCAGCCACACAACTGGGCAAGGGCCCCAGGGAGTCAGCTACTTACTCCTGAAGCTGACCCATCGGCACAGTGAAAACAGATGTTCCAGCCTAAGTAACCTGAGTGTCACTTGCCAGCACCAGGGACGCTGCTCGGTGCTCCCTGTGGGAgtatcacccccacccccagggctcccaCACACCCAGCTCTGCAGGTGCCTCAGGCCCTGTCCCCCAGGGTGGGCTGTCTGGATGATGCCCGACCCTTGGAGAGCGGCACACACGGACTTTGGAGCGGTCCAGACCTGGGCTGGTCTCTCTGGCCACCATTCACATGCTGAACAGCTGTGGGGTAACTCACAGTGCCTGAACCAGTTGTCCTCATCTGCCCAATGGAGTGACAAACATGACCCCCTTCCCCCAGAGTGGCCAGAAGCTCCAAGGACAGGTTGGTGGAAGCACCCGGTGTCCGGCTTGGCCCAGCCATGGGATGGGACACACTGGCGCCCTACCTTGGGCTCCCATGCTGCGGTCCAGAGCCCCCACCTGACAACTGTGTTGAGTCCTCTATGGAACTTTCTCTAAGCCAGGACAGTGCCTCCTGACAGGACCAGGCCTCAGCTAAGGCCAAGAGCTGCCAAGAGACCCTGAGCAGCAGGCGGCTGCTGAGGACCTCCCATCTCAGAACCTGCTTGTGCTGCTCAGCTCTAGAACCTCTTCCCCATGACCGCATTCTTTGGCAAATTACACAAAACAATTGGCCCTTTCACTGGAAGCCATCCTTGGAACTTGACGGCAGACAAGCAGTTCCTGAGCTGCCCTCAGCCTTGGGGGCTGAGTCCACAGGGGTGAGGCCCAAAGTGTGGCGGGCTGGCACTGGAAAGACAAGATGTGACCAATTAAAGTCTGTTTATTTGTAATGGGACAAAAGACTACAATCTGTTCAACACGGGGCTGGACACTGCAGTGattgagggcagggagggaggggcagggcgagGCCTCTGAGCTCGATTATGAATGTCCAAGCAAAACCTTCCAGAAGACTCTTCCTTACCCCTTGgggcagaaataaaaatcacacaatcaCCGTTGATTCAGATGAGAAAGAACACCAAGCTGGGCCTCAGCATGACGCCAAGGTCAGTGCAGAGTGGGGACAGGTCAGCAAGAAACGGACCTCTCCCCAAGAGGCACCACCAGTCAGGAGGTGGTCGAAGGAGGAAAAGTGCTTCTCCGGGCCAGCTCACCCTCCTCTCGAGAACACCTTTCTGCCACCCTGAGGGTGGAGGCAGCCCCAAGCTGTGCAGTTCTGAGAGAGGGAAGCATGGCAGTCACTCCGGGCCCCTGCCCGGttgctcccccttctcctcctgctctcagGCTGGCGCACCATGGCCATGGCTCCGTGACACTGCAGCAACACTGGGCATGACTCTGCCAACCCCCTCTACTCcggagggcagggcaggcagcaAGCAGCTTTGGGGAATGGGGGTGAGGGTGACGCCAGAAGCGAGTGATGTTCGCACGCACACTCCCTGGCACTGACAGCCTCTCCTGTCTCTGCCTTTGGGGACTGAGGGGCTGCAAGGCACATGACAGCTCCCCTCCTTCCCGCCCCAAAACCCAGGCCCCACTCGATCAAGAGCACTCTCAGCTTCCTCCTGTCTGCATCTTGGAGCTGTACCTCATGGacttggggggctggggaggggacccCCGGGAACCTCACTGGCACCTGTCCACAGCCCAGATCCAGATGGCAGCTCAGCTGAGCCAATATCTGCCATCTGATGGGCAGTTCCGTGCTCTCCAGGACAGCATGAAGCCCTCAGCAGGAGGCCACTGGAGGACTTGACTGCCCATGTCAGGGTCTAGGCCCCAGAGCTTTGTGCTTGGGTGAAAAGCCTCCGGGGTCTGCCCACCATGTGACAGCCCCTCACAGAGAGGCAGGGgctgctccccacaccccaggcttCTGTGGGCTGGTTTTGGACAAGGATCTGGCATTCCCTTTATTTCGCCCCCCCCCCATTGTTCTGAGGCTCCTCTGTCTTTAGCGTCAGGTCTGTTCATAACACTTGGGTTCCTCCCTTCCAGCAAAAGTTCATTCCAGGTTTGGAGGAAAGAGCTAGAAGGAACGGGCAGTCGGGgaaagggggcagaggaagaaacagaccaCAGTGAATGCCGCCACACCCCTGCTGGCCAGTGGGGCTGGTGCACACGCTCATGGAGGCAGGGACCAGGGCGCAGGCCAAGGCGGCGGTTTCCAGAGGTTaccagaaaaggaaggagggctGGAAGAGCCTGCGGGAAAGAAGAGGGGAGCAGGGGTGAAGGCCCCCAGGGAGATGTCCTGCGCTAGCCTGCACAACCTAGCCTGGAGCACAAGCCCTCCAGGCCCAGAGTCCCTCCCAGTCCCCACAGAAATCAAACCACAGATGGAGGGATTCCAGCCCAGGTGGTCACGGAGTATGGCTGCGCGAGTTACCCCCACCACTAAACTGCTCTGGGCTGTGTTCGTGCACTAGGGGGTGGGCCTTACAGTCCCCATGACCCCCTGCGGCTCGGAGGTCTGAGAGATCAGCTCCCTGCGGCACTCATGGCACTCCTAAGTGGCTGCATCTGAGCAAAGCTCTGGTCTACCAGGCACGTGTCCCAAGCTGCTGCTGTCAGAGAGGACCTGGGAGCTCGGCCATGACACAGAAGCACCAGAAGCCCCTCAGGAGGGCAGCTGAATGGTTGGGGGTTGATCTTTTGGTACCTTCTCAATTTCTGAACCATGCGAATGCATCCTTTAAAATGCAGTTCAGGAAGTGAAAAGACAGAAGCGTGGCCAAGGGCTCAAGGactctgttttccttcctgaagTTTCTGAAAGTCAGTCAGGCTACCTCAGCTCTTGGCCCTACTTCCCAAAACCCCTGCACAGCAAGTGCCCGTTCAGGCCCTTCTTCTTTCATGGCTGAATGTGCCACAGGCTTCTTTTCCTGGTACCATCATCCCACTGGGCTCTGCTCACCTCTTCCCCACACCACCTGCCCCAGTGTACCTGTCAGAGACCAGGTGTGCCCTGCGACGCTCTGCTCCGAGCCCACGTAGCACCGGGCCTGCAGCTGGGGCAGGCCGACGGGCCCGGCAAGGGGCCACCAGCTCCTTTGCAGATGACAGAAGTCAGATGGCCAGGAAGGTGGGTACTGCGGGGTGCTGAAGGGTGGGGCCTGACGGCAGCTGCCCAGCCAGCGTCACATGGTCCGACTATACTCAATGCCACCCTTGGTGGCAATGCCGGACCACGGCAGGAAGCTGCAAAGCAGGCTGTGGGCCTGGCGGTAGATCCTGTGCGGGATGGAGCAGGGGCTCAGGTTTGCTAGTGCGGAGCCCAAGTGCTGAATGTAGTCCGTGGGGCTCCGTTAAGGAAGACTCCAACTTGCCTCGCCTGCCCACGCACCCCTGGATGGCACTGTCAGCAGGGGCCCACATGGTCATCTGCAGGACTGCGTGCAGATGCCACACCATTTCTGAAGGAGACCCAAAGCCTGCTAAGCCTCTGTGGAGTGCCGGGAAGCCTCATTAACCGGAGGGGCGTCCACTTTGCAAAATAATGGCACACGGTGCAAGAGGACCTTCTGGACGAGGCCTGACACATGGACACCTGGACCAAAGCTGATAgacaggggctgggggccagggcaaCGGGTCTGCTGGAAGAGCAAGTGTTCCCAGTTCACTCCCTTACTCAGTCATTAGGATGGCAGGGCCTCGTCCCCGTGACAAGGAGGGGGTCCCATCTTCACAGGGACTGGGAGGCCTGTAGGATTTTGGGCCACACTTCTCCCTCCTGTTTACTCCCCTGTGACATGGCTAAATCCTAGCCTCACTCAGTTCACTCCTTGCTCGCTCTTTCTCACAGAGTGTCAGGGGCCACACCCTCTATCAGGAAGCCTCctggcctcccttcctcctgtcccAGCCCAGAGAGGGTTAaagaagagggagcaggggagggacacagCTCTGGGCACACAGTCCTCAGGAAAGGGAGGTCTGAACCCAAGCGCTCCAAACAGCCAGCAATTCTTTTCGGTCCCCTTGTGTGTCTTCTCCCCAGCCGGCACAAGACCCTCTGAGGGCAGGGGACCCATCTGTTTGGTTCACAGTTATCTCTCCTGTGCACCTAGAACAGGAGGGTCTCAATCAGTATTTGTTGGATGGGTGGATCATTGGCCAAGAGGGTTAAAACTCACACCTCATGCCAGCTGAAGTCTGAGGAACACTGAGTACAACCATATCTACCCACAACACCATCTGGTCAGGAAAAACGTGTCCAGTGAGCTTGGCCTAGTGAATCATGTGAAGGCAACGCGGCTCCATCTGGCGCATGGGCCCTGCTCCTGCGAGTCACCCTTGTGGTTGGGAAGCCTCATCCCTCACCCCTCAGAAGTAAAGGATATAGGATTGTCCAGGGAGGGTGGCCGCCGTTGATGTAAAGGACATAGGTGAAGCCATCTTTGAGGACTCCTCGGATGGAGTAGTAATAGGGAAGATAGTGATGTTGCTTAAAGTCTCTGTTTTCGTAGAAGTTTATTGCTGTGTTGTTGGTGGTGAGGACATGCAGGTAGATGGCTTTGCAGTGGTCCTGGGCGGTGGTTGATATGTGATCCTTTAAACTCTCAAGTAAAAGAGAACCTGCAGGAGAAGGGGTGACAGTCACACacagcagggcaggcagggagcaTGAAGCAGACAGGGAAGTGACTTTGCCAGAGATCCCTACAGATCTCCCTGCCATTGTATCAAAGATGGAACTCCCATAACCGCCCTGTCAAAGCCCGTAAAAATCCCACGGCCAGATGGGGCTCATCTGCTGCACACCATCGGGCGTCTGGAACCACAGATGGGGGCCAGGTAGTTCCCTCGCAGGGGCTGGGCCTGTGTTGGAGACTCACTAACCTTTCACACAGCAGAAAGAGCAAATGTGAGCCCGGGAAAAGGTAGAACAGACAGGCCTGGGTCACACAGGAAGACTGCTGCCTGTGTGGCGGAGTGGGGGCAAATTTGGAGAAAGGCCTGGGCACAGCTCCCTGCGTGCAACAAACGTGATAAATGGCAGCTGgggctatttttctttttctttttttaaattttatttatttatttgtcagagagagagagcacaagcagggggcaaggtaagcagagggagaagcaagccccTCGCTGAGCAAGTAGCCCAAGGTGGGAtttgatccctgggatcatgacctgagccaaaggcagacacttacctgactgagccacccagtcgtccCTGGGACCGTTTTTCAATTATGTTTTCTACTCTTAATCAAGAACATCTTGTGACCAAATATAAGCCATGTGTGTGGTGGCAGGTGTGGTAAGAGATGCCCATTCCCTGACGAGGACATCTGGGAGCGTTATGAATCTGATCAAGTCAGATTTGGGAACAAGGCCACTGCCCAGAGACCTGACGAAAGGCGCAAAGGGCACAGGTTGAAGGCCAACggagtggaggtggggcagggagaccTCTGGGAGGGGTGGAAGGCTGAACATCCCCGCAGGACAGGGGGACGAGGGACATTTATGGGCTGGTCATCAGCACATGGGAAACGGCTGGACATGGTGGCTGGAGCACATCTGCCAAACCCCACGAGCTCGGCGCCCCTTACCTATGCCGTGCTTCCTGAACTCCTTCACTACTCCCAGACTTAGAATGTACGCAACCTGCGTGTCAACAGAGAAACTGGAGGCTAGAATATCTCCATCCTGAAGAAAAAGTCAGACATAAAGGCCAGTTAATGGTTGAAGCACCTGGTACCTACACAGGGCACATCTTACCCACTGACTCCTCAACTATgacatgtggggggggggcgctgaggTGAGAGTGGACAGAGCAAAGGATAATGGAGAGTCAtccccccacacacgcacacccccaTGGAAACAACAGGGTGCAGGTCCTCGTGGCACAAACAGCTAAACTAAGGACACACAGAATGTCGCTCCTCTTTGGATGTGTGGTGACCTGACAAGGGGTGAAGGCAGAGCGGTAACGGGGAAGCGACTGTGCCATGTGGACACGTACTGGACACTCAGGATGAGATGAAGTTTGAAGAGGTTTGCTTCAAGGGATCCTACGCTGCCCCCAAGCGGTCTCTGAGTCACGGGAGGGGGGGCCCAAGCAGCCCCTCCGCCGCCCTGTGCTGCCCACGTCAGGCAGAGCGCCGTGCCACACCACCCCTCGCCTGCCTCCTGGTTCTGGAGATGGAATTCCAGCCTGGGAGGCTCCTGAATCTGACCACGGTGAGGACGAAGTGGGAGAAAAAAGCTCAGGAGGAAGCTGGGACAGAAAGTCACTCTGAAAGGAACCTACCTTTGCCAGAACCTAATTACAGACAAAATGGGGTGTACTCGAGTGGGTCTGGTCTTTCAAAGGAAGATGTCCTCCTTGTACTTTCAAAGAAATAACCTGAAGCTGAACAGTCAGAACCAGCTGCCAGCTGTCAGGGGGTTTTTTCCTGTCCTCGGAGTAAACACCCACGTGACAAACATTACTCAGTTGTGAAGATGACCAAAATTACTAGGCAGAATCTTGACCCAGAACAACCACGTAGAACAATGCTGTCTGTGGCTATGACCTCATATCTTATTTTACACTCAGAGCAGAGCTTGCTGACATGAGGCCCACAGACCCTTGGGAGTTCCTACATCGATCTCGGAGAGGTCTGTGAAGCTGGgtgaaaagaaattataactCTATCTTCACTAACTTCTACCTGCAACCCAGCATGTCCTTCAACCAACCACAGCACTATGAGCAGTTTCTACAAACCACTGATCTTCCCAGAGCCCCTGACAACTTTGGGGGTTCTCAGTGTATCATTTACACTCCTCCCTACTTTGAAATAACAGTCATTATGAAGCCTGAAGCTAGGTCTCTTGTTCAATGCATGTCTAACTGAATCACCTATACCCAGAAAGAAACCAACTGGATATGAGTCCCCTAATCGGTCTGGGCTCCTAGAAGAAAGGGCCAGAAAGCAGGCAGCGTGATTCAGTCACAAGCCTTCGCAGGACCGGGCAGCGACAAGGACCACCAACTCCTCGCCACACATACTTACTTCCTTGTGTATCTTGGTCCTACTTTTTATTTCGGCTACTATCATTCCCACGATGGCGCCCCTGTAGGTTGCGGCGAGGGAAAAGAACTTCTTGTTGGAGGTGATATCACGATACCATGAGTCTGGGTACCTGAGgaggagaacaaactgaggtgaACCCACAGAGGTCAAGCCCTACTAATGTCGGGCTTCACACAGTGGAACCACACCCTGCCCACTGGTCCATGGCTGATAAGGAGTCTGTCTACCACTCAGCCTCACCAAAGGGTTTTCTTAAAGCAGTAATCTGTCTAGATGAGACcaggaatttcttaaaaatgtgtgttttctttttaaaggtttatttatttattttgggggggggaggggcagaaggagagggagaaactcaagcagattccaggGCGattgcagagcccaacacagggcttgatctcacgaccccgagatcatgacctgagctgaaaccaagagttggacacttaactgactgagccaccaggcgcccctagatgggACTGGGAATTTCCGATGGGAAAAATGATTTTACTATCATTACCTGAGAGATGAGAGTAAAAAAACCTCTGAGGACATTCTCTCTACGAGAGCAGGACGTGGAGGGACAGCTGGATGAGTTAAGACTGATGGCCCTTGATGGCCCACAGACATCTGGGTGATTTCCAAGAATTCTGTGAATCCTTTTGAAgactgggggtgtggggagagctAAGTTCACAGCTGAGTGGCATTTGAGTTCACTGCACCTCCCTGGGCAGGGATGGGGACAAGCCTTCAAGGGCAGAGTGTAGCTAGGGTGGCTAGGGGCTGTTCACTAAGacccccccacccaggggagcagggagagaatgGTAAGTACAAAGCCCCTGGACGGTAACGAAAAGGcagactcaggggcgcctgggtggcacagcggttaagcgtctgccttcggctcagggcgtgatcccggcgttgtgggatcgagccccatgtcaggctcctctgctgtgagcctgcttcttcctctcccactccccctgcttgtgttccctctctcgctggctgtctctatctctgtcaaataaataaataaaatctttaaaaaaaaaaaaaaaaggcagactcAGCCACAGCCAGGAGACATGGTCAGGAGGGCAGGGGCACTCGGGGCCTAGGGgtctgtgggtttgtttttttagcttgGGGTAGACCTAACAGGTTAGCCTGAGATGCCTTTgttgagctgggggagggcaccATATCCTCTCAGTGACACGGCAGACAGGTCCCCTCCCTGGCTCTGCTCCACAGAGGCCACTGACCACCCACAGATGCTCAGGGCCTGAGCGTCACCTGCACTCCCTCCCTAGTTCTCCTCACTCTACACCAGAGGGCTCGGCTGGCACAGCAGTCGGGACATGGAGCTGCCACCACAGAGCCCACCGGACTGCAGTTCACTCCACCGTCTTTGGAACCTGAGGCCTCAGGTGCAGGAAGctgtgaggagaggcagaggctaCAGCCCTGTGTGGCTCTACCAGGCGCAGGCGCCCTCAGCGGGGTCTGATCCGAGCACATACTGGGCTACTTGGCAGCGGCAGCGGGACTGCTGGTGGAAGCAGGGCCCCTCTGTGACCCGTAAAGCCGCTGCTGGCCCACATCCCCAAGAGGCTGAGGCGACTCACATCCCACCAGAGCTGTGAGGCTTGGtcgtcccctccctccctgcctgcaacAGGTTAAACCACCAGTCTGAGGCCAGGACTCATGGAAATATGATGCTTGGCAGGATCTAGTTCATTTTTAAcaaggggtttttttgtgttctttttaaataataaattcttgtGAGGAGAACTCAGGATTTACTGTCTGAACAGCTTCCTACATATCACCTCTACAGCAGTGCTCACTCTCGGCGGCACGGTGTACGTTACACCCCGAGTACTTCTTGATCTTGTAACTGCCAGTTTGTAAAATAAGTCTGCACCTATTTTCCCCACTACAAAAGCTGTATGTGCCTATTACGGAAGCAAGACAGACAAAACTGTAGCCGCTGATAATCTGCCCGCCTCAAACTACTGAAAACATCCTGCTACGCGGTACATAACCCCACAAGCTTTTATCTtgtacatgttttttaaataaaagcaggaCTGGGATACACACTGTTTTCTAGTCTTTTTCCACTTATTATCTCATGTAAAAAATCCTTATCAACAAATACACCTCTCCAACAGACTTCAACCCCCCGGCTGAATAGCGAGCACTTGCAGGCACGTACCCCAGTGTATGGAACCAAGTCCTCACTGTTACATTACTTAAGCTGCTTCTCAACTTTCTGAATTATCAACAGCACTgcactgaacatcttttcagctACAGATTCTCAGGAAAGGCCTTCTGGGGAACTCTTGCACGAGGGATGCGGTGAGGTGGAAAGAGGCTGACGGCAGTCAGGGCCTGAGGCCTCGGGTCCAATAACAGGCAAGGTGATCCCAGGCCACCACAGGACTTCCAGGCTGCGCTGGCTGTCACAGCAAGTCTTCTGGCTCTGGCACCTGTGTGttccccccacctgccctccacccctccaaGCTGCAAATGGGGACAGTGGCCGCTGCTCAACTTACTCGATGGGGAACCAGTCGCCGCACAGATGCTTCACGGTGTCTATGTCATCGTGGCAGAGGAGGCGCAGGCTGACCTCGCTGAGGGCGCTGGATGGCACCACCTCTGTCATTCACACCTGCAGAGAGGGAGGCGGCGTCAGGAGGGTGGCCGCACCCCCTCGCCAGCCCACAGAACGGGCACTGTCACCGCACGCTACTTCCTCCTCCTCCGCATGCTAACCCGCAAGGCGGGCAAGACAGGGAAGCTGGTATTGTCCCCCATGGACAGGCGGCTCCTCAGTAACTGCATGGGCTGTGTCTATCTCTCACAACAGCCCCGAGCACAGGTGGCAGAGTCGCCCCCACACTGCAGCCAAGGAAAAGGGGTGCCCCGCCTGAGCCCGGCTCCTCCCCGGCTGGTCTTGCGTCTCCCATCTCCCTTGCGCTGCTGTTTCTCTGCCGCTGCAGAGAGCACCCCCCCACACTCCACCCCACATCCCGACCTGGGTTCCCTCTGGGGCAGCCTGGTAGAGGGGCCATGGTTGGGCTGGATTTCAGCAGAAGCGGTGCTAGCTGGCTtggctgcttctcctcccccacccagcggACAGACTCATGGGCAGGAAGAGAGACTATGAGACACACCAAAGTTCCAATCAAGGGTCATGAGTTGCTAataactttcttattttaaaacatattattattattattttattcattcatttatttatttatttaataaaggatcctgcattcttatttttctttcagcaatctccatgcccaacatgcggcttgaactcatgaccctgaggttgaGAGCCGGGCGGGCACCCTGCTAACAGCTCTTCTAAATAAGGAGAGTGTGTTCAGTCCAGGCTCCTGCTGAAACAGCCTCTTTGTTTCAGTTAAAGGAATGCAAGTAGAAAGGCTGGGCTCCAACAAAGCACCTGCACGCCCAGGATTTACTGACTCCAGAAAGGCGAACCTGGCAACTCAGGTCCAGCAGCCCCTCGAGCCCAACCTCTAACCACAATATGAAAAATGCTAATCGCTCTGGGTTCCACCTAAAATCCCGGGCCTGGACCCCACTGAGCCTCCAGGCCTAACTGCACACAGGCTTCAGTTCAAGGGCACCATGACACCCAACAAACACAGAATGTAAGGCATTCTACAAGACAACTGGGCTGATCTCTTCAAAAGAccaaggtcattaaaaaaaaggaaaaaaaaaaagcaaaaagcaaactAGAAGAGGCGAGGAGACCTACCAGCGAACGTGATGTGTATATCCCCACTGGGAAAAAGAACAAGTCAAAATAAACTTCTGGGGAAATGTAAACACAGGCTGGACAGCAGATGATGTAATGAAGCTGTTCCTGATGGTACTGGACAAGGAAGTGTGTAACTACGTAGAAGTCTTGGGAGTGAGGCATCGTGAGGTCTGAAACTAACTTTAACCGGCTGAAGAGATTCCAACTACTTAGGAACCAAACACGACACAGTGCTATTCGCCATGGGATCCATGAGGCAGGTAAGACACAATACAGGAACTCACTGCCCACACATTCAGCTTTCTCCGCATGTTTGAACTTTTTCATAACAAATGTTGGGGGTGGCGGGACCCCAGGGAGGCTGGTCATTGCCTACTGACTGAGCTTACTCTAGAAACTGGTTCTGTGAGTGTGCACCGAGACAGTCCCAGTGACGCCCAAAGGTCTCAGGGACCCGGATGTTCAGCCTGACCACTCACCCAGCCCAAGTAAGTGCCTGTGACAATCCTTCAAGGTCACC
This genomic interval carries:
- the NAA60 gene encoding N-alpha-acetyltransferase 60, with amino-acid sequence MTEVVPSSALSEVSLRLLCHDDIDTVKHLCGDWFPIEYPDSWYRDITSNKKFFSLAATYRGAIVGMIVAEIKSRTKIHKEDGDILASSFSVDTQVAYILSLGVVKEFRKHGIGSLLLESLKDHISTTAQDHCKAIYLHVLTTNNTAINFYENRDFKQHHYLPYYYSIRGVLKDGFTYVLYINGGHPPWTILDYIQHLGSALANLSPCSIPHRIYRQAHSLLCSFLPWSGIATKGGIEYSRTM